The proteins below are encoded in one region of Amycolatopsis magusensis:
- a CDS encoding IS4 family transposase encodes MVSDHERLTDAIGIGVLTRLLDRDLVDEVIAAADRQEKRVRLLPARVVVYYVLALCLFFGDGYEEVMRKLAHGLRAVGSWRSEWKIPTVGAISKARMRLGAEPLRLLFDRVAVPMAKRSTPGAWLRGLRIMAVDGVIFNLPETEDNEEGFGRCGGKNPAPFPQARVAALVECGTRAVVAAEIDPWKEQERVQVARLLHAFEPGMLVLADAGFYSYELWKAAAATGADLAWRVQSELSLPVLSVLPDGSYLSEVGDPQQKRHNREYERKRRASGMAVDYIQLRVIEYEIPNRDGRGEIIRLVTTILEPVEVSAAELAAVYHERWEEESVFDEIETHIRGGSTVVLRSKHAETVRQEIWALLLTHYAIRHLMTEAAEQADIDVDRISFIRSFRAIRRQVSDQAAFSPRNTSSGDPGSDLRDP; translated from the coding sequence ATGGTTAGTGATCATGAGCGTTTGACGGACGCTATTGGTATTGGCGTGCTGACTCGACTGTTGGATCGCGATCTGGTGGATGAGGTGATCGCTGCTGCCGATAGGCAGGAAAAGCGTGTCCGGTTACTGCCTGCGCGGGTTGTTGTCTATTATGTGCTGGCGTTGTGCTTGTTCTTCGGCGACGGCTACGAGGAGGTCATGCGCAAGCTGGCCCATGGGTTGCGAGCTGTTGGTTCCTGGCGTAGCGAATGGAAAATACCTACGGTTGGGGCGATTTCGAAAGCGCGGATGCGGCTGGGCGCGGAGCCGTTGCGGTTGTTGTTCGATCGGGTCGCCGTGCCGATGGCGAAACGATCCACGCCGGGCGCGTGGTTGCGTGGCCTTCGGATCATGGCAGTTGACGGCGTGATCTTCAACCTCCCGGAGACCGAGGACAATGAGGAAGGTTTCGGCCGGTGTGGCGGGAAGAATCCCGCGCCATTCCCGCAGGCGCGGGTCGCCGCGCTGGTCGAATGCGGTACCCGCGCGGTGGTGGCAGCCGAGATCGATCCATGGAAGGAACAGGAGCGGGTGCAGGTCGCTCGGCTGCTGCACGCGTTCGAGCCGGGCATGCTGGTGCTCGCCGACGCCGGGTTCTATAGCTACGAGCTGTGGAAAGCCGCTGCGGCAACAGGTGCGGACCTGGCCTGGCGAGTCCAGTCCGAGCTCAGCCTTCCCGTGTTGTCAGTTCTGCCGGACGGGTCTTACCTGTCCGAGGTCGGCGATCCGCAGCAGAAACGCCATAACCGTGAATATGAGCGTAAACGTCGCGCCAGCGGCATGGCGGTCGACTACATTCAGCTTCGGGTCATCGAATACGAGATCCCTAACCGGGATGGCCGAGGCGAAATCATCCGGCTGGTCACTACAATCCTGGAACCAGTCGAAGTGTCGGCCGCGGAGCTTGCCGCTGTTTATCACGAGCGCTGGGAAGAGGAATCGGTCTTCGATGAGATCGAAACCCATATCCGTGGCGGCTCGACCGTGGTGTTACGGTCGAAACACGCTGAAACGGTGCGGCAGGAAATTTGGGCACTCCTGCTGACCCATTATGCGATACGGCATCTTATGACCGAAGCGGCGGAACAAGCCGATATCGACGTCGACAGGATCTCCTTTATCCGCTCTTTCCGCGCGATCCGCCGCCAGGTCAGTGACCAGGCGGCGTTTTCCCCCCGGAACACTTCGTCGGGCGACCCGGGAAGCGATCTCCGAGATCCTTGA
- a CDS encoding chromate resistance protein ChrB domain-containing protein: MKWATRAGIHIDRAACAWLIRRAVDSEAEFVFVGDPAEVPPDATPFDMRGVDLGHHGADCSFETILRRYDLDDPALWRIAEIVHEADLDDERYHAPEARASTSSCAACP; the protein is encoded by the coding sequence ATGAAATGGGCCACCCGCGCCGGAATCCACATCGACCGCGCCGCCTGCGCCTGGCTGATCCGCCGGGCCGTCGACAGCGAAGCCGAGTTCGTCTTCGTCGGCGACCCCGCCGAAGTCCCACCCGACGCGACCCCGTTCGACATGCGCGGCGTCGACCTCGGCCACCACGGCGCCGACTGCAGCTTCGAAACCATCCTGCGCCGCTACGACCTCGACGACCCCGCCCTGTGGCGCATCGCCGAGATCGTGCACGAGGCCGACCTCGACGACGAGCGCTACCACGCCCCCGAAGCCCGGGCCTCGACGTCATCCTGCGCGGCCTGTCCATGA
- a CDS encoding Chromate resistance protein ChrB: MAATGNWVLLSYRLPREPSTPRITVWRKLKRLGVAQLGDGLVALPADARTREHFDWIAEEITELGGTAGVWLAQPAALAQEKALAASMAEARAEEYRSVLADARRAAGGGETERRRALRRLRGELRRIQRRDYFPPPGRTEAEAAVEALHTDRLAEDTA; the protein is encoded by the coding sequence ATGGCCGCCACCGGCAACTGGGTGCTGCTCTCCTACCGCCTGCCCCGCGAACCCTCGACGCCGCGGATCACCGTGTGGCGCAAGCTCAAACGCCTGGGCGTGGCGCAACTCGGCGACGGACTGGTGGCCCTGCCCGCGGACGCGCGCACGCGCGAGCACTTCGACTGGATCGCGGAGGAGATCACCGAACTGGGCGGCACGGCGGGTGTGTGGCTCGCGCAGCCCGCCGCCCTGGCTCAGGAGAAGGCCCTCGCCGCGTCCATGGCCGAGGCGAGGGCCGAGGAGTACCGGTCCGTGCTCGCCGACGCCCGTCGCGCGGCCGGTGGCGGGGAGACCGAACGCCGCCGCGCGCTGCGGCGCCTGCGTGGTGAACTCCGGCGGATCCAGCGCCGCGACTACTTCCCGCCACCCGGCCGTACCGAGGCCGAAGCCGCCGTCGAGGCTCTGCACACCGATCGACTCGCTGAGGACACCGCATGA
- the chrA gene encoding chromate efflux transporter, which produces MSEVATGEVVPLRTAVRAWFLISLQTFGGPAGQIAVMQRTLVEEKRWISQQRFLHALNYCMLLPGPEAQQLAIYVGWLLNGRRGGIIAGTLFVLPGMLALLALSAIYVAFGDTTVVAAIFAGLAPAVVAIVAQAVWRVGRRSLGHPALITMAAVAFVALALFAVPFPVVIIAAAVLGWLLGRTRPHIMRANAKNATDDGPPPLISDDALHHEKPRLARSARVLVIGVLLWAAPVVAVALFTGAGGIFTDQALFFSGTALVTFGGAYAVLAFVAQRAVEVYGWLSAGDMVRGLALAESTPGPLIMVVQFVAFLGAYHHPGALDPWVAGVLASLLTTWVTFVPCFLFILLGAPHVERLRHNRTLSAALTGITSAVVGVIANLALYFALHTLFAQTRLWSAGPLHLTLPALDTFRPVAAVLTVLALVLVFGLRWPMLRVLLVCAALGAVAAFAGLPVG; this is translated from the coding sequence ATGTCGGAAGTCGCCACCGGCGAGGTGGTGCCGCTGCGCACCGCGGTCCGGGCGTGGTTCCTGATCTCGCTGCAGACCTTCGGTGGCCCGGCCGGGCAGATCGCGGTCATGCAGCGCACGCTGGTGGAGGAGAAGCGCTGGATCAGCCAGCAGCGGTTCCTGCACGCGCTGAACTACTGCATGCTGCTACCCGGCCCGGAAGCCCAGCAACTCGCGATCTACGTGGGCTGGCTGCTCAACGGGCGTCGCGGCGGGATCATCGCGGGCACGCTGTTCGTCCTGCCGGGCATGCTCGCGCTGCTGGCCCTCTCGGCGATCTACGTCGCCTTCGGGGACACCACCGTGGTCGCCGCGATCTTCGCCGGGCTCGCCCCCGCGGTGGTGGCGATCGTCGCGCAGGCGGTCTGGCGGGTCGGGCGCCGCTCACTCGGGCACCCGGCGCTGATCACGATGGCCGCGGTGGCTTTCGTGGCGCTGGCGCTGTTCGCGGTGCCGTTCCCGGTGGTGATCATCGCCGCGGCCGTCCTCGGCTGGCTGCTCGGGCGGACCAGGCCGCACATCATGCGAGCCAACGCCAAGAACGCCACCGACGACGGCCCTCCCCCACTGATCTCCGACGACGCCTTGCACCACGAGAAGCCCCGACTCGCCCGCAGCGCGCGAGTCCTGGTGATCGGCGTGCTGCTGTGGGCCGCGCCGGTGGTCGCGGTGGCGCTGTTCACCGGCGCGGGCGGCATCTTCACCGACCAGGCGCTGTTCTTCTCCGGCACCGCGCTGGTCACCTTCGGCGGCGCCTACGCCGTGCTCGCCTTCGTCGCCCAGCGCGCGGTGGAGGTCTACGGCTGGCTCTCCGCCGGTGACATGGTCCGCGGGCTCGCGCTCGCCGAGTCCACCCCGGGACCGCTGATCATGGTGGTGCAGTTCGTCGCGTTCCTCGGCGCCTACCACCATCCCGGCGCACTCGACCCGTGGGTGGCGGGCGTGCTCGCCTCGCTGCTGACCACCTGGGTGACCTTCGTCCCGTGCTTCCTGTTCATCCTGCTCGGCGCGCCCCACGTCGAACGCCTGCGGCACAACAGAACGCTCTCGGCCGCACTGACCGGCATCACCTCCGCCGTGGTCGGTGTGATCGCCAACCTCGCGCTCTACTTCGCCCTGCACACCCTGTTCGCCCAGACTCGGCTGTGGTCGGCCGGTCCGCTGCACCTGACCCTGCCCGCGCTGGACACGTTCCGCCCGGTCGCCGCCGTGCTCACCGTGCTGGCGCTGGTGCTGGTTTTCGGGCTGCGCTGGCCCATGCTGCGCGTCCTGCTGGTGTGCGCCGCACTGGGTGCGGTGGCCGCGTTCGCCGGACTTCCCGTGGGGTGA
- a CDS encoding helix-turn-helix transcriptional regulator, which yields MPSDSSPTARALRALEILQARPGATAGQLAEALGVTERAARRYIGILREAGIQVESTRGPHGGYRLRRGTRLPPIVFTQAEALGLVMAVLESQPAAAEVGDPVGAALGKVIRALPEHVGRQAAALREHASAAPDRHSARPDTALTSALIAAVAARRRVLITYRGETGSEWEAEVDPWAVVARHGRWYLLCHSHRADAVRTYRVDRVRAVRQTVHGFEPPAGLDPVAALEEHLGTGWEFPTRVVFPAPAAEVAPWIRPPMGQLQPLGDGCVLVGSTSNPAMYAQEWLATVPFDFRVEGGDELRATVAAVATRFAAALTPKGA from the coding sequence GTGCCGAGTGACTCCAGCCCCACCGCACGGGCACTGCGGGCACTGGAGATCCTCCAGGCCCGCCCCGGGGCGACGGCAGGTCAGCTCGCCGAGGCCCTGGGGGTGACCGAGCGCGCCGCCCGCCGCTACATCGGGATCCTCCGGGAGGCCGGGATCCAGGTCGAGTCGACCCGCGGGCCGCACGGCGGGTACCGGCTCCGGCGTGGGACGAGGCTGCCGCCGATCGTGTTCACCCAGGCCGAGGCGCTGGGATTGGTCATGGCGGTGCTCGAGAGCCAGCCGGCCGCCGCCGAGGTCGGCGACCCGGTCGGGGCCGCTCTCGGCAAGGTCATCCGGGCACTGCCCGAGCACGTCGGACGGCAGGCGGCGGCGCTGCGCGAGCATGCCTCGGCCGCGCCCGACCGGCACTCCGCCCGCCCGGACACCGCCCTCACCAGCGCGCTGATCGCCGCGGTCGCGGCCAGGCGCCGGGTGCTGATCACCTACCGAGGCGAGACCGGCAGCGAGTGGGAGGCCGAGGTGGATCCCTGGGCCGTCGTGGCCCGCCACGGACGCTGGTACCTGCTGTGTCATTCCCATCGCGCGGACGCGGTCCGCACCTACCGCGTCGACCGGGTCCGCGCGGTCAGGCAGACCGTGCACGGATTCGAGCCGCCTGCCGGCCTCGATCCGGTGGCGGCGCTGGAAGAGCACCTGGGCACCGGCTGGGAGTTCCCCACGCGAGTCGTGTTCCCCGCCCCGGCGGCCGAGGTGGCGCCCTGGATCCGGCCGCCCATGGGACAGCTCCAGCCACTGGGAGACGGGTGTGTGCTCGTCGGGAGCACCAGCAATCCGGCCATGTACGCGCAGGAATGGCTGGCGACCGTCCCGTTCGACTTCCGCGTCGAAGGCGGCGATGAACTACGTGCCACGGTCGCGGCGGTCGCGACTCGCTTCGCCGCGGCCCTGACCCCGAAGGGCGCCTAG